A genomic window from Brassica oleracea var. oleracea cultivar TO1000 chromosome C8, BOL, whole genome shotgun sequence includes:
- the LOC106311010 gene encoding uncharacterized protein LOC106311010: MGNCQTINAAALVLQHPGGKIDRYYSSISVSEIMSMYPGHYVCLIIPLTEEEEKNIPATVKRDEKKHKKGVRFTRVQLLRPTDSLVLGHAYRLITSQEVMKVLREKKCAKTKKHHAEAMTTVKKLLEKNVPEKKQGKQHRVLTSSASFLKSKAWKPSLQSISEATS; this comes from the exons ATGGGGAATTGTCAGACGATAAACGCGGCGGCGCTGGTTCTACAGCATCCCGGAGGCAAAATCGACAGATACTATAGCTCCATCTCCGTGAGCGAGATCATGAGTATGTACCCTGGCCACTACGTGTGTCTCATCATTCCTTTGACGGAGGAGGAAGAGAAGAATATTCCGGCGACTGTGAAGAGAGACGAGAAGAAACACAAGAAGGGTGTGAGGTTTACACGTGTCCAGCTTCTCAGGCCGACGGACAGTCTCGTGCTTGGTCACGCTTACCGGCTAATTACTTCCCAAG AAGTGATGAAGGTCTTAAGGGAGAAGAAGTGCGCGAAGACGAAGAAGCACCACGCTGAGGCGATGACTACGGTGAAGAAGTTGTTGGAGAAGAATGTTCCG GAGAAGAAACAAGGGAAGCAGCATCGTGTGCTAACGAGTTCAGCTTCTTTCTTAAAGTCCAAAGCATGGAAGCCCTCTCTTCAGAGCATCTCCGAAGCTACCAGCTGA